One genomic window of Ammospiza nelsoni isolate bAmmNel1 chromosome 4, bAmmNel1.pri, whole genome shotgun sequence includes the following:
- the LOC132072527 gene encoding ribonuclease CL2-like, which yields MAGWVLCMTLVLAALAGAEGETRYEKFLRQHVDSPRTSTLAAHRYCETMLARRRVTGPGRPCKPSNTFVHAPPAELVATCSQAPDPATGFQSTPSALSLTMCRLRGGDTRPPCNYRARQAQQHVRVACLDGLPVHLAGTYTAPQ from the coding sequence ATGGCGGGCTGGGTGCTGTGCATGACgctggtgctggcagcactggcaggggcgGAGGGCGAGACGCGCTACGAGAAGTTCCTGCGGCAGCACGTGGACAGCCCTCGGACGTCCACGCTGGCGGCGCACCGCTACTGCGAGACCATGCTGGCGCGCCGCCGGGTGACGGGCCCGGGCAGGCCCTGCAAGCCCTCCAACACCTTCGTGCACGCCCCGCCCGCCGAGCTGGTGGCCACCTGCTCGCAGGCGCCCGACCCCGCGACGGGCTTCCAGAGCACGCCGAGCGCGCTGAGCCTGACCATGTGCCGCCTGCGCGGCGGGGACACGCGGCCGCCGTGCAACTACCGCGCCCGGCAGGCCCAGCAGCACGTGCGCGTGGCCTGCCTCGACGGGCTGCCTGTGCACCTGGCCGGCACCTACACGGCCCCACAGTGA
- the RPS3A gene encoding small ribosomal subunit protein eS1 isoform X2, whose product MAVGKNKRLTKGGKKGAKKKVVDPFSKKDWYDVKAPAMFNIRNIGKTLVTRTQGTKIASDGLKGRVFEVSLADLQNDEVAFRKFKLITEDVQGKNCLTNFHGMDLTRDKMCSMVKKWQVCEKQHRCGASGREGGKRCAWQSRV is encoded by the exons ATGGCGGTCGGGAAGAACAAGCGCCTCACCAAGGGCGGCAAGAAGGGCGCCAAGAAGAAAGT GGTCGACCCTTTCTCCAAGAAGGACTGGTACGATGTCAAAGCACCGGCGATGTTCAATATCCGGAACATCGGGAAGACGCTTGTCACCAGGACTCAAGGAACTA AAATTGCCTCTGACGGGCTGAAGGGCCGCGTGTTTGAGGTGAGCCTGGCTGATCTGCAGAATGATGAGGTTGCCTTCCGCAAATTCAAACTGATCACTGAGGACGTTCAGGGCAAAAATTGTCTGACCAACTTCCATGGGATGGACCTCACACGGGACAAAATGTGCTCCATGGTGAAAAAATGGCAGGTGTGTGAGAAACAACATCGCTGCGGTGCctcagggagggaaggagggaagcgCTGTGCCTGGCAGAGCCGTGTTTGA
- the RPS3A gene encoding small ribosomal subunit protein eS1 isoform X1 codes for MAVGKNKRLTKGGKKGAKKKVVDPFSKKDWYDVKAPAMFNIRNIGKTLVTRTQGTKIASDGLKGRVFEVSLADLQNDEVAFRKFKLITEDVQGKNCLTNFHGMDLTRDKMCSMVKKWQTMIEAHVDVKTTDGYLLRLFCVGFTKKRNNQIRKTSYAQHQQVRQIRKKMMEIMTREVQTNDLKEVVNKLIPDSIGKDIEKACQSIYPLHDVYVRKVKMLKKPKFELGKLMELHGEGGGAGKPSGDEAGTKVERADGYEPPVQESV; via the exons ATGGCGGTCGGGAAGAACAAGCGCCTCACCAAGGGCGGCAAGAAGGGCGCCAAGAAGAAAGT GGTCGACCCTTTCTCCAAGAAGGACTGGTACGATGTCAAAGCACCGGCGATGTTCAATATCCGGAACATCGGGAAGACGCTTGTCACCAGGACTCAAGGAACTA AAATTGCCTCTGACGGGCTGAAGGGCCGCGTGTTTGAGGTGAGCCTGGCTGATCTGCAGAATGATGAGGTTGCCTTCCGCAAATTCAAACTGATCACTGAGGACGTTCAGGGCAAAAATTGTCTGACCAACTTCCATGGGATGGACCTCACACGGGACAAAATGTGCTCCATGGTGAAAAAATGGCAG ACAATGATTGAAGCCCACGTGGATGTCAAGACTACGGATGGGTACCTGCTGCGCCTCTTCTGCGTGGGCTTCACCAAGAAGCGCAATAACCAAATCCGCAAGACCTCCTACGCCCAGCACCAGCAGGTCCGGCAGATCCGCAAGAAAATGATGGAGATCATGACCCGGGAGGTGCAGACCAATGACCTGAAGGAAGTTGTCAACAAGCT GATCCCAGACAGCATTGGCAAGGACATCGAGAAGGCCTGTCAGTCCATTTACCCTCTGCACGATGTCTACGTGCGCAAGGTGAAGATGCTCAAGAAACCCAAGTTTGAAT TGGGCAAGCTGATGGAGCTGCATGGTGAAGGTGGTGGTGCTGGAAAGCCctctggggatgaggctggcaCCAAGGTAGAGCGAGCTGATGGATATGAGCCGCCCGTGCAAGAGTCTGTGTGA